A stretch of the Actinomyces qiguomingii genome encodes the following:
- a CDS encoding ketose-bisphosphate aldolase: MLVTGSDILDVANEHGFAVPAFNISSYSMLRAVVDVCEEMRSPHIIAIHPDELSHIRPAMLASIIRIAHESSVPTAIHLDHGANYEQVLAAIQAGFTSVMIDKSFAPFEENVAETARVVHAAHAVGLSVEAELGTIGVSDKYGETGTEEILYTDPDDAARFIDATGADSLAIAIGTRHGLYPAAAKPALRLDLLGEIKARLGIALVLHGGSNNSDTEIAGAVRGGINKINISSDIKAAYFTKMREVLQDVHLREPNVIEPPCEQALRECAAQKIDLFESAGKAALF, from the coding sequence ATGCTGGTCACAGGCAGTGACATCCTCGACGTCGCCAATGAGCACGGCTTCGCGGTTCCGGCGTTCAACATATCCAGCTACTCGATGCTGCGCGCGGTGGTGGACGTCTGTGAGGAGATGCGATCCCCGCACATCATTGCCATCCACCCCGACGAGCTGAGTCATATCCGCCCGGCGATGCTGGCCTCCATCATCCGGATCGCCCACGAGTCATCCGTGCCGACGGCGATCCACCTCGATCACGGCGCCAACTACGAGCAGGTGCTGGCGGCGATTCAGGCCGGTTTCACCTCGGTGATGATCGACAAGTCCTTCGCACCCTTCGAGGAGAACGTGGCCGAGACGGCGCGGGTGGTGCATGCGGCGCACGCCGTCGGGCTGTCCGTGGAGGCCGAGCTGGGAACCATCGGCGTGTCCGACAAGTACGGGGAGACCGGCACCGAGGAGATCCTGTACACCGACCCCGATGACGCGGCGCGCTTCATCGACGCCACCGGTGCGGACTCGCTCGCGATCGCGATCGGCACGCGTCACGGCCTGTATCCCGCCGCGGCCAAGCCCGCGCTGCGCCTGGACCTGCTGGGGGAGATCAAGGCGCGCCTGGGCATTGCCCTGGTGTTGCACGGCGGATCGAACAACTCCGACACCGAGATAGCCGGGGCGGTGCGCGGCGGCATCAACAAGATCAATATCTCCTCCGACATCAAGGCCGCCTACTTCACCAAGATGCGCGAGGTGCTCCAGGACGTCCACCTGCGCGAGCCCAATGTGATTGAGCCGCCCTGTGAGCAGGCGCTGCGGGAGTGCGCCGCCCAGAAGATCGACCTGTTCGAATCCGCAGGTAAGGCGGCGCTGTTCTGA
- a CDS encoding carbohydrate ABC transporter permease: MGPSNTLRTRRRRRLLAKAGVWAGLLAGAGFAALPIFWMLVSSFKPNAKIFATPPRIVEEGSSFAAYVSIFHDPEKIRFFINSYFVALSVTALTLTVAILAAYAFSRFEFPGKRVLNVLIISVQAVPPITLLIPFFGLMVTLRLYNTYQGLILTYMVFTLPYAIIMLTGYFNTLPRELDEAAKVDGTSSLGALWRVLVPISVPGIVSVGIYTFMIAWNEYLFALTLTRTNDMRTVPIGIQLLMGQHSYEWNEMMAMSVLGSIPVVLLFIFFQRYFIGGMTAGSVKN; encoded by the coding sequence ATGGGTCCTTCTAATACTCTGCGCACCCGGCGGCGGCGTCGGCTCCTGGCCAAGGCGGGCGTGTGGGCGGGACTGTTGGCGGGAGCGGGCTTCGCGGCTCTGCCGATTTTCTGGATGCTGGTGTCCTCGTTCAAGCCGAATGCCAAGATCTTCGCCACCCCGCCGCGGATTGTTGAGGAGGGTTCGTCCTTTGCTGCGTATGTATCGATCTTCCACGACCCGGAGAAGATCCGCTTCTTCATCAACAGTTACTTCGTGGCGCTGTCGGTGACCGCGTTGACGCTGACGGTGGCGATTCTGGCCGCCTACGCCTTCAGCCGCTTCGAGTTCCCGGGGAAGCGGGTCCTGAACGTGCTGATTATCTCGGTGCAGGCGGTGCCGCCGATCACCCTGCTGATCCCCTTTTTCGGGCTGATGGTGACGTTGAGGCTGTACAACACCTACCAGGGCCTGATCCTGACCTACATGGTGTTCACGCTGCCCTACGCCATCATCATGCTCACCGGTTACTTCAACACCCTGCCGCGGGAACTCGATGAGGCCGCCAAGGTGGACGGCACCAGCTCCCTGGGGGCGCTGTGGCGGGTGCTCGTGCCGATCTCCGTCCCGGGGATCGTCTCGGTGGGCATCTACACCTTCATGATCGCCTGGAATGAGTACCTGTTCGCGCTGACGCTCACGCGCACGAATGACATGCGCACGGTTCCGATCGGTATTCAGCTCCTCATGGGGCAGCACTCCTACGAGTGGAACGAGATGATGGCGATGTCTGTCCTCGGCTCTATCCCCGTGGTGCTGCTCTTCATTTTCTTCCAGCGCTACTTCATCGGAGGGATGACCGCTGGATCCGTCAAGAACTGA
- a CDS encoding carbohydrate ABC transporter permease — protein MTPTHVALTRSVRRAGRGRAQSFGRHPAQALVPYAYLFPTLVLLLVLMVVPIVMVIGYSLMDAVITTRESQFIGLDNYVEILASGKFLTALANTFWFVSVSVVAHMLLGLGFAMLLNSEAVSAVTRTVFRTLFVLPWLLTVAIIAILWRLLLNPNGVINAILSALGVVSGQHEWLADPNMALAAVTFINIWAGYPFFMISILAGLQGIPRDLYEAAEVDGAGAIRRFWSITLPQLRPIIISMALLDIIWTSQQFALIWMTTGGGPLNRTEMLSTFTYKLAFSDYDFAAASASAVIVLILSMILAYFYVRSQQARD, from the coding sequence ATGACTCCAACGCACGTCGCCCTTACGCGGTCGGTGCGACGGGCCGGGCGGGGTCGGGCACAGTCCTTCGGGCGGCACCCGGCCCAGGCCCTCGTGCCCTACGCATACCTGTTCCCCACCCTCGTTCTACTGCTGGTGCTGATGGTGGTTCCGATCGTCATGGTGATCGGGTACTCACTGATGGACGCCGTCATCACCACCAGGGAGTCCCAGTTCATCGGGCTAGACAACTACGTTGAGATTCTCGCCAGCGGCAAGTTCCTCACGGCGCTGGCCAATACCTTCTGGTTCGTTTCCGTCAGCGTCGTCGCGCACATGCTGCTGGGACTCGGCTTCGCCATGCTGCTGAACTCCGAGGCCGTCTCCGCCGTGACCAGGACCGTGTTCCGCACACTGTTCGTCCTGCCGTGGCTGTTGACCGTGGCGATTATCGCCATCCTGTGGCGGTTGCTACTCAACCCCAACGGGGTGATCAACGCGATCTTGTCGGCCCTCGGCGTGGTATCCGGGCAGCACGAGTGGTTGGCGGATCCGAACATGGCCCTGGCCGCCGTCACCTTCATCAACATCTGGGCTGGCTACCCGTTCTTCATGATTTCGATCCTGGCCGGATTGCAGGGCATACCGAGGGACCTGTACGAGGCGGCGGAGGTGGACGGCGCGGGTGCCATCCGCAGGTTCTGGTCCATCACCCTGCCGCAGCTGCGGCCAATCATCATCTCGATGGCGCTGCTCGACATCATCTGGACCTCCCAGCAGTTCGCCCTCATCTGGATGACCACCGGGGGCGGGCCGCTGAACCGCACGGAGATGCTGTCCACCTTCACCTACAAGCTCGCCTTCTCCGACTACGACTTCGCGGCCGCTTCAGCCAGCGCGGTGATCGTACTGATCCTGTCCATGATTCTTGCGTACTTCTACGTGCGCAGCCAACAGGCGAGGGACTGA
- a CDS encoding ABC transporter substrate-binding protein: MLMRRREFGRMTAVMATMAAMGLAGCGGSGTEGSGAGEVTLEFTQWWEPELPDGSLRALMDEFESANPGIKVELLSGPYASTKEQLVAGAAAQTMPDVVGLDGAWVSDFAKQGAIADLTALMSEQGYDDSELASQIQIDGATYMIPVVNFVYPMFTNMDLLERAGVSAVPSTREEFEAAAKAIAAVGDDISGWALPLSLEAPNGIQNDVMSWVWASGGSMLTEDGKPNLKGNADVKSACEFIKGLWDSGVVSPGAFTMKEQDKVEDFTNARVGMMIDSLAHVNTIREGNPDLDFGISALPAVDGYDGERGMPYASWGIGVSGTTEHPEQAWKLVEFLMGADVNATLADAAKAFPGNSTATPDYVESDALFAQAFEIWSSGTPANEFTGLPVSETLMREFDEQFQTYLSGDVDVDAMLTNAQQAWDEEF, encoded by the coding sequence ATGCTTATGCGTAGGCGCGAATTCGGGCGGATGACGGCCGTCATGGCCACTATGGCGGCGATGGGCCTGGCCGGGTGCGGCGGTTCGGGAACTGAAGGAAGTGGCGCAGGGGAGGTGACGCTGGAGTTCACGCAGTGGTGGGAGCCGGAGCTGCCGGACGGGTCCTTGCGGGCCCTGATGGATGAGTTCGAGAGCGCCAACCCTGGGATCAAGGTGGAACTGCTGTCCGGGCCCTACGCCTCTACCAAGGAGCAACTGGTTGCTGGGGCCGCGGCGCAGACCATGCCGGATGTGGTCGGGCTGGATGGCGCCTGGGTGAGTGACTTCGCCAAGCAAGGGGCGATCGCAGACCTGACGGCGCTTATGTCCGAACAGGGCTATGACGACTCCGAGCTCGCCAGCCAGATCCAGATTGACGGTGCCACCTACATGATCCCGGTGGTCAACTTTGTCTATCCCATGTTCACCAACATGGACCTGCTGGAACGGGCGGGAGTATCGGCAGTGCCCTCCACGCGTGAGGAGTTCGAGGCGGCAGCCAAGGCGATTGCGGCCGTGGGCGATGACATCTCCGGGTGGGCGCTGCCGTTGTCGCTGGAGGCGCCAAACGGCATTCAGAACGATGTCATGTCCTGGGTGTGGGCCTCCGGCGGCTCAATGCTCACCGAGGACGGCAAGCCAAACCTCAAGGGCAATGCCGATGTCAAGAGCGCCTGCGAGTTCATCAAGGGACTGTGGGACTCCGGTGTGGTCTCCCCGGGTGCTTTCACCATGAAGGAACAGGACAAGGTGGAGGACTTCACCAATGCGCGGGTGGGCATGATGATCGACTCTCTCGCGCATGTGAACACCATCCGCGAGGGCAACCCGGACCTGGACTTCGGCATCTCCGCCCTGCCCGCCGTGGACGGTTACGACGGCGAACGTGGCATGCCCTACGCATCCTGGGGTATTGGGGTCTCCGGCACCACCGAGCATCCGGAACAGGCCTGGAAGCTGGTGGAATTCCTCATGGGGGCGGATGTCAACGCCACCCTGGCCGACGCCGCCAAGGCCTTCCCCGGGAACAGCACTGCCACACCGGACTATGTCGAGAGCGATGCGTTGTTCGCGCAGGCCTTCGAGATCTGGAGTTCGGGCACACCCGCCAACGAGTTCACCGGCCTGCCGGTATCCGAGACGCTCATGCGCGAGTTCGATGAGCAGTTCCAGACCTACCTCAGTGGGGATGTGGACGTGGACGCCATGCTCACCAACGCCCAGCAGGCGTGGGATGAGGAGTTCTGA
- a CDS encoding DeoR/GlpR family DNA-binding transcription regulator, whose product MNDVVPRLPGGRKAEITNYVNRLGQVTVTALADHFGVSADTIRRDLDQLDADGLLIRMHGGAMSNSAVPWHDTNLSDRARLQSSQKERIGELAAGLVQDGSVLFINGGTTALALVHHLSTKRELIIATNNLALPAEINPEACRDVYVIGGHVRLSGRVTIGPVAFASAISGVENDIHVDLALIGVGAVDAGGFSTSNLDEAAMLGQMAARARRVAILADSTKFNRRLFAAIGDLKIADYLVTNGQPGTELAAVLKAHSVQVLTPATPY is encoded by the coding sequence ATGAACGACGTCGTACCCCGCCTCCCTGGAGGGCGGAAGGCCGAGATCACCAACTACGTCAACCGACTCGGCCAGGTGACGGTGACGGCTCTGGCCGACCACTTCGGCGTCTCTGCCGACACCATCCGGCGGGATCTTGATCAACTCGACGCCGACGGTCTACTGATCCGCATGCACGGAGGCGCCATGTCCAACTCCGCCGTCCCCTGGCATGACACCAACCTGAGTGACCGGGCTCGGCTCCAGTCATCCCAGAAGGAACGCATCGGTGAACTCGCCGCCGGCCTCGTGCAGGACGGCAGCGTTCTGTTCATCAACGGGGGCACAACCGCGCTCGCGCTGGTGCACCACCTGTCGACCAAACGGGAGCTGATCATCGCCACCAACAACCTCGCACTACCCGCAGAAATCAACCCGGAGGCCTGTCGGGACGTGTACGTCATCGGCGGGCATGTCCGACTCTCGGGGCGCGTAACCATCGGACCGGTCGCCTTCGCCTCGGCCATCTCCGGCGTGGAGAACGACATTCACGTAGACCTCGCTCTGATCGGCGTCGGCGCGGTAGACGCCGGTGGCTTCTCCACCTCCAATCTGGACGAGGCCGCCATGCTCGGCCAGATGGCCGCCCGGGCACGGCGCGTGGCCATCCTGGCGGACTCGACCAAGTTCAACCGCCGTCTCTTCGCGGCGATCGGGGACCTGAAGATCGCGGACTACCTGGTGACCAACGGCCAACCCGGCACCGAACTCGCGGCAGTTTTGAAGGCCCACTCGGTTCAGGTGCTCACCCCGGCTACTCCCTATTGA
- a CDS encoding AGE family epimerase/isomerase → MTTLMTRQAFDAQTWSLLAFGKGSHTEHGFGWLDDVGNIDAERGVQLWITGRMTHCFALGHLMGDPDCTVLVAHGIDRLLDGPLRDTATAAWLSAVDLDGTPQPGALLAYDHSFVILAAASALLAGVPRAQELLDAALETLERLWWDEEAGMVVDSRDRNSLAVDPYRGANANMHMVEALLAAYSATREPLHLRRAARITGRIAQEVVTHSFRLPEHFDASWNAVLNYNRDRPTDAVRPYGSKVGHWLEWARLMVQVRVACTAAGIGYDPLLDSLPTGMYRKALQEGWGADGEQGFVYTVDFSGHTVVHERMSWVLCEGISAAETLRQITGDNSYEHDIDIYAAWAREHLIEDPGQWRGELDTDDRPISAKWSGKPDIYHALQAMLIGRLPITPSVAEGLLTSGAAPA, encoded by the coding sequence ATGACCACGCTCATGACCCGCCAAGCCTTCGATGCGCAGACCTGGAGCCTGCTCGCCTTCGGAAAAGGATCCCACACCGAACACGGATTCGGCTGGCTCGACGACGTCGGCAACATCGACGCCGAGCGCGGTGTGCAACTGTGGATCACCGGCCGCATGACCCACTGCTTCGCCCTGGGTCATCTCATGGGCGATCCGGACTGCACCGTCCTGGTCGCGCACGGCATCGACCGTCTGTTGGACGGGCCACTGCGCGACACCGCCACCGCGGCCTGGCTCTCCGCCGTCGACCTTGACGGCACGCCCCAGCCGGGAGCACTGCTCGCCTACGACCACAGCTTCGTCATACTGGCTGCCGCCTCCGCCCTGCTGGCGGGCGTGCCGCGGGCGCAGGAACTGCTGGACGCCGCACTGGAGACCCTAGAGCGCCTGTGGTGGGACGAGGAGGCCGGCATGGTGGTGGACTCCCGGGACCGAAATAGCCTCGCCGTGGATCCCTACCGCGGCGCGAATGCAAACATGCACATGGTTGAGGCACTGTTGGCGGCCTACTCGGCCACTCGCGAGCCACTGCACCTGCGGCGGGCTGCACGAATCACGGGACGGATCGCCCAGGAGGTGGTGACCCACTCCTTCCGCCTGCCCGAGCACTTCGACGCCTCCTGGAACGCCGTCCTCAACTACAACCGAGACCGTCCCACCGACGCCGTCCGCCCCTACGGGTCGAAGGTGGGACATTGGCTGGAGTGGGCGCGACTGATGGTCCAGGTGCGCGTGGCATGCACCGCTGCCGGCATCGGCTACGACCCACTGCTGGACAGCCTCCCGACGGGCATGTACCGCAAGGCGTTGCAGGAGGGATGGGGCGCCGACGGCGAGCAGGGCTTCGTGTACACGGTGGACTTCTCCGGTCATACGGTGGTCCACGAGCGCATGTCATGGGTGCTGTGCGAGGGGATTAGCGCAGCGGAGACGCTCAGGCAGATCACCGGAGACAACTCCTACGAGCACGACATCGACATCTATGCCGCCTGGGCCCGCGAGCACCTGATCGAGGATCCCGGCCAGTGGCGTGGAGAACTCGATACCGACGATCGACCTATCTCGGCAAAATGGTCGGGCAAACCAGACATTTACCATGCACTTCAGGCGATGCTGATCGGCCGCCTGCCGATCACCCCGTCAGTCGCCGAGGGCCTGCTGACAAGCGGCGCAGCGCCGGCCTGA
- a CDS encoding ABC transporter ATP-binding protein, with the protein MTMLELSLNEVSVCARSKILVENVTRRMVSGDCLLLCGSNGSGKTTLLRLLAFHIVATGGEYVLSRDGYSLLPHEAKGLIGAQVGEPVFLPGATPLSTLSMQAAMFSVPDDSGRMLSAFGLSTLAEQPCSSLSKGEQKRLALARALCTGPELLLLDEPEGGLDECSSDVLAGMLAGSIEGGAMCVIATHDPARYAFLQPETLDM; encoded by the coding sequence ATGACCATGCTTGAGCTGTCCTTGAACGAGGTGAGCGTTTGTGCTCGCTCTAAGATTCTTGTTGAGAACGTCACACGTCGCATGGTAAGCGGTGACTGCCTCCTGCTATGCGGCAGTAACGGATCGGGTAAGACGACACTGCTTCGACTTCTCGCCTTCCACATCGTTGCGACGGGCGGAGAATACGTTCTTTCTCGGGATGGTTACTCGCTGCTCCCACATGAGGCGAAGGGCCTGATCGGCGCCCAGGTTGGTGAGCCGGTGTTCCTGCCCGGAGCGACTCCGCTTTCGACGTTGAGTATGCAGGCGGCGATGTTCTCGGTGCCCGATGATTCCGGGCGGATGCTGTCCGCGTTTGGGTTGTCTACGCTGGCGGAGCAGCCGTGCTCGTCGCTTTCTAAGGGAGAGCAGAAACGGCTCGCTCTTGCTCGCGCATTGTGCACCGGCCCGGAGCTACTTCTTCTTGATGAGCCCGAGGGCGGGCTGGATGAGTGCTCATCCGACGTGCTTGCTGGGATGTTGGCTGGTTCCATTGAAGGGGGCGCTATGTGCGTGATCGCAACTCATGATCCTGCACGCTATGCATTCTTGCAACCGGAAACACTCGACATGTAA
- a CDS encoding ABC transporter permease has translation MGISVYTGALRWALLRKKYSVPTLMAVQLLFCLALLWGVPMIVGNGAALDASNVIGVWHLGVIAVSVTLAPQMVCESKGEGYFRFLTNFPISRAGIFIIEVLSWFLISLPGLAVTPILGVLRYSPAEAAPGPLLVTAVCALELCYMSIGVGVALTFRLEIVQVLSQIFILFAMLFSPIVFPETGLPDILMRIHTVLPFKSAQDTLVAARNGAMLPMSFCVVLAWGCIGAVSGIMALSRRK, from the coding sequence ATGGGCATTAGTGTGTATACTGGCGCGCTGCGATGGGCATTGTTGCGTAAGAAGTACTCAGTGCCCACGCTTATGGCGGTGCAGCTGCTTTTCTGTCTTGCGTTGTTGTGGGGTGTCCCGATGATCGTCGGGAACGGCGCTGCGTTAGACGCGTCGAACGTCATAGGTGTGTGGCATTTAGGAGTGATCGCGGTTAGCGTTACCCTCGCGCCTCAAATGGTTTGCGAGTCGAAAGGCGAAGGTTACTTTCGATTCCTGACTAATTTTCCGATCTCACGTGCCGGTATCTTCATTATCGAGGTGCTATCATGGTTTTTGATATCCCTGCCAGGGCTAGCGGTGACGCCGATACTTGGCGTCCTCAGGTATAGTCCTGCGGAGGCGGCACCAGGGCCCCTGTTGGTTACTGCGGTCTGCGCGCTCGAACTGTGCTATATGTCGATTGGGGTAGGCGTGGCATTGACTTTTCGGCTTGAGATAGTCCAGGTGCTTTCGCAGATCTTTATTCTGTTCGCTATGCTGTTCAGCCCGATAGTATTCCCGGAAACGGGTCTTCCAGATATTCTCATGCGTATCCATACGGTGCTTCCTTTCAAGTCTGCTCAGGATACGCTCGTGGCAGCGCGGAACGGTGCGATGTTGCCAATGAGTTTCTGTGTTGTTCTTGCATGGGGCTGTATCGGTGCTGTTTCCGGTATTATGGCGCTCTCTAGGAGGAAGTGA
- a CDS encoding ATP-binding cassette domain-containing protein: MGAIEVRDLFKYYKGSSYPALRGIDLILDTGEVLGLTGHNGAGKSTLMGVINGSLAMSSGVVRFDGVDLTPMLARRCTATMDQMHAPLKGVTPSSAIRVAAEIRGASQSAADRITNTLLEYFEISEYADVRSEELSGGVRRLVAFCMCECQGARTSLLDEPTNDVDPRRRKLLWSYIREQATGGRSYIVSTHNVGEVSQYTDHQVVLSNGSVVYDGSSLSRASSHGNNVYVDVQGSCKLEALVGKLGFDRVRLHGNQLVVPRQHVERVIGLLMDDGEEGRNTVIQISRTPGFEALYDELARGEDYHGH; the protein is encoded by the coding sequence ATGGGTGCCATTGAAGTACGTGATTTGTTCAAGTATTATAAGGGATCATCATACCCTGCACTGAGGGGGATAGACCTGATCCTAGATACGGGTGAAGTCCTCGGATTGACCGGTCACAATGGTGCTGGCAAGTCAACGCTAATGGGCGTGATCAATGGATCGCTGGCCATGAGTTCAGGTGTGGTTCGATTTGATGGAGTCGACCTGACGCCCATGCTGGCACGTAGATGTACTGCAACGATGGATCAAATGCATGCACCGCTTAAAGGTGTAACTCCGAGTTCGGCGATCCGCGTTGCAGCCGAGATCAGGGGAGCGTCTCAGTCCGCGGCGGATCGTATCACGAACACTCTCCTCGAGTACTTTGAGATTTCAGAGTACGCCGACGTGCGTTCGGAAGAGTTGTCCGGTGGAGTAAGGAGATTAGTTGCGTTTTGTATGTGTGAGTGCCAAGGGGCCCGGACCTCGTTGCTAGATGAGCCCACAAATGACGTTGATCCGCGGCGGCGCAAATTGTTATGGAGCTATATCCGAGAGCAGGCAACGGGTGGCCGTTCGTACATTGTGTCTACACACAACGTCGGAGAGGTGTCACAATACACGGATCATCAGGTTGTATTAAGCAATGGTAGTGTGGTCTATGACGGTTCGAGTTTGAGCCGGGCGTCGAGCCACGGCAACAACGTTTACGTTGATGTCCAAGGCAGTTGTAAACTAGAGGCGCTCGTCGGGAAGCTCGGGTTTGACCGTGTGCGTCTGCATGGAAACCAACTTGTGGTGCCACGGCAGCATGTTGAGCGCGTGATCGGCCTACTTATGGATGACGGCGAAGAAGGCAGGAACACGGTAATTCAAATATCACGCACGCCTGGGTTTGAAGCCCTCTATGACGAGCTGGCTCGTGGAGAGGATTATCATGGGCATTAG
- a CDS encoding ThiF family adenylyltransferase yields the protein MASYQRPIIKRSLPVYRVDAERFRIGAQLGITAQFTDPKNQMWDLVSNLDGREMKLVIESTLAQHPELTEGDVKAGLDMLDQRGFLDEGYRPDDKIPARYRPNVEYFAAVPGNSTNNAEQYQRNIMASHVLLLGGGGGGSNIATLLAGVGFGEMTIVDYDVVEESNLGRQFLYRSDELGNSKVQSAKKAIEAMNPYIAVHAVDKMISSAEDLTGVMKGADIVICALDEPPFLAQRRVNKAIVDADLPCVFGATQVTHGRVFTVVPKKTGCFDCLHLYYSKNDPLFDSQFKGFHNAEFAPPTIAYGPAIWNVALTMVDEAVRVLTGYTEPMTLGRQYELDYLSYSAFSHDPWPKDSECPTCGDGEYGRWPALSQYQV from the coding sequence ATGGCATCATATCAACGCCCCATCATAAAACGATCCTTGCCCGTGTATCGTGTCGATGCCGAACGTTTCAGGATCGGTGCGCAGCTTGGGATCACCGCACAGTTTACCGATCCCAAAAACCAGATGTGGGATCTGGTCTCCAATCTCGACGGTCGCGAGATGAAATTGGTCATCGAGTCCACGCTTGCTCAGCATCCCGAGCTAACCGAAGGGGATGTCAAAGCTGGCTTAGATATGCTCGATCAACGGGGCTTTCTTGACGAGGGATATCGCCCCGATGACAAGATACCTGCACGGTACCGTCCTAATGTCGAGTACTTTGCCGCTGTGCCCGGGAACTCAACAAACAACGCCGAGCAGTATCAACGGAACATCATGGCGTCGCACGTCTTGTTGCTCGGCGGAGGAGGCGGCGGTTCTAATATCGCAACGTTGCTAGCGGGCGTCGGATTTGGAGAAATGACGATCGTGGACTATGACGTTGTTGAGGAATCTAATCTTGGACGTCAATTCCTATATCGCAGTGACGAATTGGGGAACAGTAAGGTACAGAGCGCCAAAAAAGCCATCGAAGCGATGAATCCATATATCGCTGTTCACGCGGTCGATAAAATGATATCCAGCGCTGAAGACCTTACGGGAGTCATGAAGGGGGCAGATATCGTTATCTGTGCCCTCGATGAACCTCCGTTCCTTGCACAACGAAGGGTGAACAAGGCGATCGTGGACGCCGACCTACCGTGTGTGTTCGGCGCGACACAGGTCACTCACGGACGTGTCTTTACCGTTGTCCCGAAGAAAACCGGGTGTTTTGATTGCCTACACTTGTACTACTCTAAGAACGACCCTCTATTCGACTCACAATTCAAGGGATTCCATAACGCGGAATTCGCGCCGCCCACTATAGCATATGGGCCTGCAATTTGGAACGTAGCTTTAACAATGGTGGACGAAGCCGTCCGCGTCCTTACCGGATACACCGAGCCGATGACCTTGGGGAGACAATATGAGTTGGACTACCTCTCGTACTCGGCGTTCAGCCACGATCCTTGGCCTAAGGACTCTGAGTGTCCAACATGCGGTGATGGTGAATACGGGCGTTGGCCAGCGTTATCACAATATCAAGTGTAA
- the rlmB gene encoding 23S rRNA (guanosine(2251)-2'-O)-methyltransferase RlmB codes for MPGNDRRHGAMRKSGKKKPPLKGSGGVRRRGLEGKGPTPKAEDRVGHPKARAKALAQARAAQPTHAGRLEEARRRFGVPGDHEIVCGRNAVAEAARARVPITRVFMSSSAQDDDRMNAVVRRAALVGAPVIEATKLDLEALTDGAVHQGVAIEVPAYEYVLARDLLDRAHNAGRTPLLVALDQVTDPHNLGAVLRSAGAFGADGVIIPERRSAGVNATAWKVSAGAAARVPVARETNLVRSLQGLKRRGCFVVGLDGRATTPVEELNLADSPLVLVTGAEGSGLSRLVRDTCDLLVSIPIAGTVESLNAAVATGIALYEVDRLRRRAAPDPLC; via the coding sequence ATGCCAGGAAATGACCGGCGCCACGGCGCCATGCGCAAGTCGGGCAAGAAGAAGCCCCCGCTGAAGGGCTCCGGCGGCGTGCGCCGCCGCGGCCTGGAGGGCAAGGGCCCCACCCCCAAGGCCGAGGACCGTGTGGGCCACCCCAAGGCCCGGGCCAAGGCCCTGGCCCAGGCCCGTGCCGCCCAGCCAACTCACGCCGGGCGCCTGGAGGAGGCTAGGCGGCGCTTCGGGGTGCCGGGTGATCATGAGATCGTTTGTGGTCGCAACGCCGTGGCGGAGGCCGCCCGCGCCCGCGTGCCCATAACCCGCGTGTTCATGTCCTCCTCCGCTCAGGACGACGACCGCATGAACGCCGTCGTGCGGCGGGCGGCGCTTGTGGGCGCGCCCGTGATCGAGGCCACCAAGCTGGATCTGGAGGCGCTGACCGACGGCGCCGTCCACCAGGGAGTCGCCATTGAGGTTCCAGCCTACGAGTACGTGCTGGCCCGAGACCTGCTGGACCGCGCCCACAACGCCGGCCGCACCCCTCTGCTGGTGGCCCTGGACCAGGTGACCGACCCCCACAACCTGGGTGCTGTGCTGCGCTCGGCCGGAGCCTTCGGCGCCGATGGTGTGATCATTCCGGAGCGCCGTTCGGCGGGCGTGAACGCCACCGCTTGGAAGGTTTCCGCGGGTGCCGCGGCGCGGGTGCCGGTGGCCCGGGAGACGAATCTTGTACGCAGTCTGCAGGGTCTGAAGAGGCGGGGCTGTTTCGTGGTCGGTCTGGATGGGCGGGCCACGACGCCGGTGGAGGAGTTGAATCTGGCGGACTCCCCGCTGGTGTTGGTTACCGGTGCGGAGGGCAGCGGGCTATCACGGCTCGTGCGCGATACCTGTGACCTGCTCGTGTCCATCCCGATCGCCGGGACGGTGGAGTCCTTGAACGCCGCCGTCGCCACCGGCATCGCCCTGTACGAGGTCGACCGGCTGCGGCGCCGGGCCGCCCCGGACCCTCTATGCTGA